From Juglans regia cultivar Chandler chromosome 6, Walnut 2.0, whole genome shotgun sequence, the proteins below share one genomic window:
- the LOC109006190 gene encoding uncharacterized protein LOC109006190 encodes MSSEALQAAKVYRQLLKAVKKHIAQEDSKRHFKEYVTEEFRKNCALSDFSSIRQKIKLASDYTFLLNSVHHHKDLLFSYNIAVDRSDEMKRILGKSAASVGLQLPEVYQP; translated from the exons ATGAGCTCTGAGGCATTGCAGGCTGCAAAGGTGTATCGGCAACTTCTCAAGGCTGTAAAGAAGCACATTGCACAGGAAGACAGCAAGAGGCACTTCAAGGAATATGTAACTGAGGAGTTCCGCAAGAATTGTGCACTATCGGACTTCTCGTCTATTCGGCAGAAAATCAAGCTTGCCAGTGACTACACCTTTCTACTTAATAGTGTCCACCATCACAAG GACCTACTGTTCTCATACAACATTGCTGTGGATAGATCGGATGAAATGAAGAGAATACTTGGGAAATCTGCTGCAAGCGTGGGTCTTCAGCTTCCAGAGGTTTATCAGCCTTGA